A genome region from Natranaeroarchaeum sulfidigenes includes the following:
- a CDS encoding thiolase family protein, whose protein sequence is MSDETTPVIAAAYRTPQGKEDGVFADLRSEDLSVPLIDHILEETGLSGAEIDDLLWGCAQQRDEQGNNMARVIALLSELGESVPASTINRWCASSMQSVISAADAVAAGNRDAVIAGGVESMSRVPMGENTHNVHPRLAELYNIGELQMGMTAEKVSEEHGVSREEQDEYALQSQQRAHEATESGRFDDEIVPIDTDEGTVTEDEGIRPDTSLEKLAGLPTVFKSDGTVTPGNASQVSDGAAATLVTSKAFADEHDLDVLAEVGANNVAGVDPTVMGIGPVPATRGLLDRADRDIEDYDLVELNEAFASQAVYSRDELGIDPEQFNVNGGAIAIGHPLGASGARLPVTLIHEMQKRDAERGLATLCVGFGQGAAIEFERP, encoded by the coding sequence ATGTCCGACGAGACGACTCCGGTCATTGCTGCGGCGTATCGCACACCACAGGGCAAAGAAGACGGCGTTTTCGCCGATCTGCGGAGTGAAGACCTTTCGGTTCCGCTGATCGACCACATACTCGAAGAAACTGGCCTCAGCGGCGCGGAGATCGACGACCTGCTCTGGGGCTGTGCACAGCAGCGCGACGAGCAGGGTAACAACATGGCGCGCGTGATCGCCTTGCTCTCCGAGCTGGGGGAATCGGTCCCCGCGTCGACGATCAACCGCTGGTGTGCCTCCTCCATGCAGTCGGTCATCTCGGCAGCCGACGCCGTCGCGGCTGGAAACCGCGACGCAGTGATTGCGGGCGGTGTCGAGTCCATGAGCCGCGTCCCAATGGGGGAGAACACGCACAACGTCCATCCACGACTCGCCGAACTGTACAACATCGGCGAACTACAGATGGGAATGACCGCCGAGAAGGTCTCGGAAGAACACGGCGTCTCCCGCGAGGAACAGGACGAGTACGCCCTGCAGAGCCAGCAACGGGCCCACGAGGCGACCGAGTCGGGACGGTTCGACGACGAGATCGTACCGATCGACACGGACGAGGGAACCGTGACCGAGGACGAGGGGATCCGCCCGGACACCTCTCTGGAGAAACTCGCGGGACTGCCGACCGTGTTCAAATCCGACGGGACGGTGACGCCAGGGAACGCCTCACAGGTCAGCGACGGCGCAGCGGCGACGCTCGTGACGAGTAAAGCCTTCGCCGATGAGCACGACCTCGATGTCCTCGCGGAAGTCGGCGCGAACAACGTCGCGGGCGTCGATCCAACGGTGATGGGAATCGGCCCGGTCCCGGCGACCCGTGGCTTGCTCGACCGTGCTGACCGGGACATCGAGGACTACGACCTCGTCGAACTCAACGAGGCCTTCGCCAGCCAGGCCGTCTACTCCCGGGACGAGCTGGGGATCGATCCCGAGCAGTTCAACGTTAACGGCGGCGCAATCGCGATCGGGCATCCACTCGGTGCGAGCGGTGCACGCCTGCCCGTGACGCTCATCCACGAGATGCAAAAGCGTGACGCAGAGCGCGGACTGGCGACGCTCTGTGTGGGCTTCGGTCAGGGTGCGGCGATCGAGTTCGAGCGTCCCTGA
- a CDS encoding ATP-binding protein, with the protein MSDASIDVVEFLLTTRLYTDNRSLDENDLPPRYRQVFWSDGEIERPLSATNSTARTATGIDQPWDAVSELMFTERDEFSGSISLTDRQMAENWFRDRVDAGRIQSNPTLAYAFEGDFEDVDYDRARKANRPIQADRVWIDSLLEEFFDEDEEELLDLVDVRAPEEIEMTLDDLVLTPDQENEIHKVVKAIEHREYLAEIGLREIGKLLFVGPPGTGKTTAARGLSHELDLPFVEVKLSMITSQYLGETAKNVEKVFEVAKRLSPCILFMDEFDFVAKTRSSDEHAAIKRAVNTLLKSIDEVSLIEDEVLLIGATNHPDQLDAAAWRRFDEIVNFPKPDRGMRSDILRVITHAMEINEFDPDAVAEITEGLTGSDLRMVLREAVLDALTENRTNLTQQDLIDAVEDFEERDNLKNMDMMDGDHEALVAGGDISGDGGSTDGHSHDHDHSHDH; encoded by the coding sequence ATGAGCGATGCGTCGATAGACGTCGTCGAGTTCCTGCTGACGACGCGGCTGTACACCGACAACCGATCCCTTGACGAGAACGACCTGCCACCCCGGTATCGACAGGTGTTCTGGAGCGATGGCGAGATAGAGCGACCGCTGTCGGCGACGAATAGCACCGCACGAACGGCAACGGGCATTGACCAGCCCTGGGACGCCGTCTCGGAGCTGATGTTCACCGAGCGCGACGAGTTCTCGGGCTCGATCTCGCTGACCGACCGCCAGATGGCGGAGAACTGGTTCCGTGACCGCGTCGATGCCGGACGGATTCAGTCGAACCCAACCCTCGCGTACGCGTTCGAGGGCGACTTCGAGGATGTTGATTACGATCGGGCGCGGAAGGCCAACCGACCCATCCAGGCCGATCGGGTCTGGATCGACAGCCTGCTAGAGGAGTTCTTCGACGAGGACGAAGAGGAGCTGCTCGATCTCGTCGATGTCCGGGCTCCCGAGGAGATCGAGATGACACTCGACGATCTCGTGTTGACGCCCGATCAGGAAAACGAGATTCACAAGGTCGTCAAGGCGATCGAGCACCGTGAGTACCTCGCGGAGATCGGATTACGCGAGATCGGAAAACTCCTCTTTGTCGGCCCGCCGGGAACCGGGAAGACGACCGCGGCACGCGGGTTGTCCCACGAACTCGACCTGCCCTTCGTCGAGGTGAAGCTATCGATGATTACGAGCCAGTATCTCGGCGAGACGGCGAAAAACGTCGAGAAGGTCTTCGAGGTGGCAAAGCGGCTCTCGCCGTGTATCCTCTTTATGGACGAGTTCGACTTCGTCGCCAAGACGCGCTCGTCGGACGAGCACGCTGCAATCAAGCGCGCGGTCAACACCCTGCTCAAGTCGATCGACGAGGTGAGCCTCATCGAGGACGAGGTTCTGCTGATCGGCGCGACGAACCACCCGGACCAGCTCGACGCCGCTGCATGGCGCCGCTTCGACGAAATCGTCAACTTCCCGAAGCCCGATCGTGGGATGCGCTCGGACATCCTCCGCGTGATCACCCACGCGATGGAGATCAACGAGTTCGATCCGGACGCCGTCGCCGAGATCACCGAGGGGCTAACCGGGAGCGATCTCCGGATGGTGCTGCGCGAGGCTGTCCTCGATGCGCTGACCGAGAACCGGACCAATCTGACCCAGCAGGATCTGATCGACGCCGTCGAGGACTTCGAGGAACGGGACAACCTGAAAAACATGGATATGATGGACGGCGATCACGAGGCGCTGGTCGCGGGCGGCGACATCAGCGGCGACGGCGGGAGCACGGACGGACATTCGCACGATCACGACCACAGCCACGATCACTGA
- a CDS encoding L-lactate permease gives MTDVTLVLAALAPLLVVAVLLVGLLWPAVRSMPVAWATAAVVAGVFWGMPLDWIAATTLWGVMLAIEILWIVFGALVLLYTLMRAGAIDRINEGFAAISEDRRVQIVLLGFFMATFLEGVAGFGTPAAVVAPLLLALGFPAMAAVIAALIGHAIATTFGAVGVPVRPGTLDPISALSGVSPAEAADIVAQAAGSAAVYQSLIGVFMPLMAVGMVVYFFGDPEERSLAPVKPVVPLCLFAGVAFVVPFALTALFIGPELPSIIGSMVGITVTIAVLRAGYFVPEEEWTFPERDEWPDHWVGSVEPGGGNGTGSEATGGDSPSMSLARAWAPYLILVVLLIITRDFTPIGEVLSQAAVFTPEWDGILGTEVTNSIDWAYVPGTWLVLSALIAIPLFDLDGSEVAGAWREAGQKIVSPAIALVFVIGMVGIMLESGQYPDAPGGDSMMVVLADGTATVFGDIYTVVAVPIGVLGTFITGSITVSNITFSGLQYEVATQAGLPQHLIVGGQMIGAAIGNVIAIHNVIAALATVGLVGQEGRVIRLNLIPVLFYIIMGAIVISIAVMI, from the coding sequence ATGACCGACGTGACGCTCGTGCTAGCGGCGCTTGCACCGCTGCTCGTCGTCGCAGTCTTGCTCGTTGGGTTGCTCTGGCCAGCGGTCAGATCGATGCCCGTGGCGTGGGCAACGGCGGCCGTCGTCGCAGGGGTCTTCTGGGGAATGCCGCTGGACTGGATCGCAGCGACGACGCTCTGGGGAGTCATGCTCGCCATCGAGATCCTCTGGATCGTCTTCGGCGCGCTCGTGCTGTTGTACACGCTAATGCGCGCCGGTGCGATCGATCGGATCAACGAGGGGTTCGCCGCAATCAGCGAGGACCGACGAGTTCAGATCGTGCTGCTCGGCTTCTTCATGGCCACGTTCCTCGAAGGCGTTGCTGGCTTCGGGACCCCCGCAGCGGTCGTCGCACCGCTCTTGCTCGCACTGGGCTTCCCGGCGATGGCCGCGGTGATCGCAGCGCTGATCGGCCACGCCATCGCGACGACGTTCGGTGCCGTCGGGGTTCCTGTCCGACCCGGGACACTCGATCCGATTTCGGCGCTCAGCGGAGTTTCCCCCGCGGAAGCCGCCGACATCGTCGCGCAGGCGGCCGGCTCCGCTGCGGTCTATCAGTCCCTTATTGGTGTGTTTATGCCGCTTATGGCCGTCGGTATGGTCGTGTACTTCTTCGGCGACCCGGAGGAGCGATCGCTCGCGCCGGTCAAACCCGTCGTCCCGCTCTGTCTGTTCGCTGGGGTCGCCTTTGTCGTCCCCTTCGCGTTAACGGCGCTCTTTATCGGTCCCGAGCTCCCCTCGATCATCGGTTCGATGGTGGGGATCACGGTTACCATTGCGGTGCTTCGTGCTGGCTACTTTGTCCCAGAGGAAGAGTGGACGTTCCCGGAGCGTGACGAGTGGCCCGACCACTGGGTCGGCTCCGTCGAACCCGGAGGAGGCAACGGCACGGGTTCCGAAGCGACTGGTGGCGATAGCCCGTCGATGTCGCTTGCCCGAGCGTGGGCCCCGTACCTGATCCTGGTCGTCCTGTTGATCATCACCCGTGATTTCACGCCGATCGGCGAGGTCCTCTCACAGGCCGCCGTCTTCACCCCAGAATGGGACGGTATCCTCGGTACTGAGGTCACGAACAGCATTGACTGGGCCTACGTTCCGGGCACTTGGCTGGTGCTGAGTGCGCTTATCGCCATCCCTCTGTTCGATCTCGACGGGTCGGAAGTCGCCGGTGCGTGGCGCGAGGCCGGACAGAAGATCGTTTCGCCCGCTATCGCGCTGGTGTTTGTCATCGGGATGGTCGGCATCATGCTCGAATCCGGACAGTATCCAGATGCACCTGGCGGCGATAGCATGATGGTCGTGTTGGCCGACGGGACCGCCACGGTGTTCGGCGACATATACACAGTCGTCGCCGTCCCGATCGGCGTCCTTGGCACGTTCATCACGGGATCGATCACGGTTTCGAACATCACCTTCAGCGGCCTCCAGTACGAGGTCGCGACCCAGGCAGGCCTCCCACAGCACCTGATCGTCGGTGGACAGATGATCGGTGCTGCGATCGGGAACGTGATCGCGATCCACAACGTCATCGCCGCGCTAGCGACGGTCGGGCTCGTCGGACAGGAAGGTCGGGTGATACGACTGAACCTCATCCCGGTACTGTTCTATATCATTATGGGGGCGATCGTCATCTCGATCGCCGTCATGATATAG
- the spt4 gene encoding transcription elongation factor subunit Spt4 codes for MAEDRLVCRECHRVNDPDEQNCVACGSSSLTEDWAGYVFIAHPEESQIATEMEVTEPGAYALKVR; via the coding sequence ATGGCCGAGGATCGTCTCGTCTGTCGGGAGTGTCACCGCGTTAACGATCCGGACGAGCAGAACTGCGTTGCCTGTGGCTCCAGCAGCCTCACCGAGGACTGGGCGGGCTACGTGTTTATCGCCCATCCCGAGGAAAGCCAGATCGCAACGGAGATGGAAGTGACCGAGCCGGGCGCGTACGCGCTGAAAGTCCGGTAA
- a CDS encoding translation initiation factor IF-2 subunit gamma, translating into MSDNKRQPEVNIGLVGHVDHGKTTLVQALSGEWTDQHSEEMKRGISIRLGYADATFRRFPDRDEPECYTVEETGPDGEESEIMRTVSFVDAPGHETLMATMLSGASIMDGAVLVVSASEPVPQPQTEEHLMALDIIGIDNIVIAQNKIDLVDADRARENYDEIQEFVEGTVAEDAPVVPISAGQDVNMDVLIGAIEEEIPTPERDPDADATMHVARSFDINRPGTTWEDLTGGVIGGSLSKGELENGETIEIRPGREVEEGGQSEYQPIETEIRSLQAGGETVDRVSPGGLLGVGTGLDPSLTKGDALAGQVAGPSGTLPPTWESFEMEVDLLDRIVGQESGSVDEISTGEPLMLTVGTATTVGAVTSARGDECELKLKRPVCAAEGDKIAINRRVGARWRLIGVGTLKG; encoded by the coding sequence ATGTCAGATAACAAACGACAACCGGAGGTGAACATCGGACTCGTCGGCCACGTCGACCACGGCAAAACGACGCTCGTACAGGCACTGTCCGGCGAGTGGACGGACCAGCACTCCGAGGAGATGAAGCGGGGTATCTCGATCCGTCTCGGTTACGCCGATGCGACCTTCCGGCGGTTCCCGGACCGTGACGAGCCCGAGTGTTATACCGTCGAGGAAACAGGACCGGACGGTGAGGAAAGCGAGATCATGCGCACGGTCTCCTTTGTCGATGCCCCGGGCCACGAAACGCTGATGGCGACGATGCTTTCCGGTGCGTCGATCATGGACGGTGCGGTGCTGGTCGTGAGTGCAAGCGAACCAGTCCCACAGCCACAGACCGAAGAGCACCTGATGGCGCTCGATATCATCGGTATCGATAACATCGTTATTGCCCAGAACAAAATCGATCTGGTCGACGCCGACCGCGCCCGCGAGAACTACGATGAGATTCAGGAGTTCGTTGAGGGGACAGTCGCCGAAGACGCCCCCGTCGTCCCGATCAGCGCCGGTCAGGACGTCAATATGGATGTGCTGATCGGAGCGATCGAGGAGGAGATCCCGACGCCCGAGCGCGATCCCGATGCCGATGCAACGATGCACGTCGCCCGAAGTTTCGATATCAACCGTCCGGGCACCACCTGGGAGGACCTGACCGGCGGCGTCATCGGTGGCAGCCTCTCGAAAGGCGAACTCGAAAACGGCGAAACGATAGAGATCCGTCCCGGCCGTGAGGTCGAAGAGGGAGGTCAATCGGAGTACCAGCCCATCGAAACGGAGATCCGATCGCTACAGGCGGGCGGCGAAACGGTAGATCGTGTCTCGCCGGGTGGACTGCTCGGCGTCGGAACCGGCCTCGACCCCAGTCTCACGAAAGGCGACGCGCTCGCCGGACAGGTCGCCGGTCCCTCCGGAACGCTCCCGCCCACGTGGGAGAGCTTCGAGATGGAAGTCGACCTGCTCGACCGGATCGTCGGGCAGGAAAGCGGCAGTGTCGACGAGATCAGCACCGGTGAACCACTGATGCTGACAGTCGGCACGGCGACCACAGTCGGAGCCGTCACCAGCGCACGCGGCGACGAGTGCGAACTCAAACTCAAACGCCCGGTCTGCGCGGCCGAAGGGGACAAGATCGCGATCAACCGTCGCGTCGGTGCGCGCTGGCGGCTGATCGGCGTTGGAACGCTCAAAGGATAA
- a CDS encoding PIN domain-containing protein, producing the protein MAPTVAVDTNAFMMPVELDVRLFDELNRLLDGYEPVTPQAVVEELRKLSEKGGNEGIAASVGHDLATERCLILDTDATYADDAVVELAREGTAEYVVTNDQPLQQRALDASVAVIGLRGKNKLAITQP; encoded by the coding sequence ATGGCACCGACAGTCGCTGTCGACACGAACGCATTCATGATGCCAGTTGAACTCGATGTTCGGCTGTTCGACGAGCTCAATCGGTTACTCGATGGGTACGAGCCGGTAACCCCACAGGCAGTCGTCGAGGAGCTTCGAAAGCTCTCCGAGAAGGGCGGCAACGAAGGTATCGCGGCGAGCGTCGGACACGACCTGGCGACAGAACGGTGTCTCATCCTCGACACGGACGCGACGTACGCCGACGATGCGGTCGTCGAACTCGCCCGTGAGGGCACGGCCGAGTACGTCGTCACGAACGACCAGCCTCTTCAACAACGGGCGCTCGACGCGTCCGTTGCAGTAATTGGTTTAAGGGGCAAGAACAAACTCGCAATCACTCAACCATAG
- a CDS encoding DUF5787 family protein, with amino-acid sequence MSEFAFELSLCAHLETTTDSIVARQLGGGVAAPGKRVLDTVLVEQGPAFDARAAITPNTIPDAAIESDAGLGRFRDRGRVLAGPPRRVKSVVERAVEAGFFERERRDGREYVRQVARYPDDWFGRIIAVENKPDLGRPGALETQLRKDVSLGLVDEVVLATESYVTGAHLNRLPEPVGVWRFDPDSVGDDPIEVVREPTPLPTDTGGIELLERHAGRADITTVSPEEKARARRRIAERAYGKGWRTYEFPECANASTAARGDCHCLPHCSWYDRLVDPASDCGLDCPGYEAADPPEVDLHAERAETSPWIAEPDGRQRRQAGLDRFG; translated from the coding sequence GTGAGCGAGTTTGCGTTCGAGCTATCGCTGTGTGCCCACCTCGAAACGACGACGGACTCGATCGTCGCTCGACAGCTCGGCGGCGGCGTCGCCGCACCCGGCAAACGCGTGCTCGATACCGTGCTCGTCGAGCAGGGTCCGGCCTTCGACGCTCGCGCGGCGATCACGCCCAATACCATTCCCGATGCCGCCATCGAGAGCGACGCCGGGCTGGGTCGTTTCCGCGACCGTGGGCGCGTGCTCGCCGGGCCGCCACGCCGTGTGAAATCGGTCGTCGAGCGCGCCGTCGAGGCGGGCTTTTTCGAGCGAGAGCGCCGGGATGGACGCGAGTACGTCAGACAGGTCGCCCGGTATCCCGACGACTGGTTCGGCCGAATCATCGCGGTGGAGAACAAACCGGACCTCGGACGTCCGGGCGCACTGGAGACACAGTTACGGAAGGATGTCAGCCTCGGGCTGGTCGACGAGGTCGTGCTGGCCACGGAAAGCTACGTCACCGGCGCACACCTGAATCGGCTGCCGGAGCCGGTCGGTGTCTGGCGATTCGACCCCGACTCAGTCGGCGACGACCCGATCGAGGTGGTCCGCGAACCGACGCCGCTTCCGACCGACACTGGGGGAATCGAACTGCTGGAGCGTCACGCCGGACGCGCAGACATCACGACCGTCTCGCCCGAGGAGAAAGCCCGTGCTCGACGCCGCATCGCCGAGCGCGCGTACGGCAAGGGCTGGCGAACCTACGAGTTCCCGGAGTGTGCTAACGCGAGTACAGCAGCCCGTGGGGACTGCCACTGCCTCCCCCACTGCTCGTGGTACGACCGACTGGTCGACCCTGCAAGCGACTGCGGGCTGGACTGTCCGGGCTACGAGGCAGCCGACCCACCCGAAGTCGATCTCCACGCCGAGCGCGCCGAGACATCACCGTGGATCGCTGAGCCCGACGGAAGACAGCGACGACAGGCAGGACTGGACCGGTTCGGCTGA
- a CDS encoding DNA-directed RNA polymerase — MYKRVRLKDTVEVPPRELANVTPDLVKKLLQDKLEGRMDEEVGSVVSVVDVHDIGDGAVLPNRPGVYYEAEFDAVTFDPQMQEVVDGTVVEVVEFGAFVGIGPVDGLLHVSQISDEYLAYDAENQRLASNESDQALAVDDAVRARIVTKSIDERNPRDSKIGLTAKQPGLGKHGWLEDERSKRQAQAGES, encoded by the coding sequence ATGTACAAACGGGTCAGACTAAAGGATACAGTCGAAGTACCGCCGCGGGAGCTGGCAAACGTTACGCCGGATCTCGTGAAGAAACTGCTGCAGGACAAACTCGAAGGCCGGATGGACGAGGAGGTCGGCTCCGTCGTCAGCGTCGTCGATGTCCACGATATCGGCGACGGCGCGGTACTTCCGAACCGTCCGGGCGTCTACTACGAGGCCGAGTTCGACGCCGTCACGTTCGATCCGCAGATGCAGGAGGTCGTCGACGGAACCGTCGTCGAGGTCGTCGAGTTCGGCGCGTTCGTCGGCATCGGGCCGGTCGACGGGCTGCTCCACGTCTCGCAGATCTCCGACGAGTATCTCGCCTACGACGCCGAGAACCAGCGCCTCGCCTCGAACGAGTCGGACCAGGCACTCGCCGTCGACGACGCCGTCCGGGCACGGATCGTCACCAAGAGTATCGACGAGCGCAACCCCCGGGACTCGAAGATCGGACTCACCGCCAAACAGCCGGGACTGGGCAAGCACGGCTGGCTCGAAGACGAGCGGAGCAAGCGACAGGCGCAAGCCGGTGAGAGCTAA
- a CDS encoding MBL fold metallo-hydrolase has translation MQVTLLGTGDTTGTPTLDCRCDTCEYARKHGIERTRFSVYIQNERTDESLLIDASPDFRRQFEREGVDLPDAIVITHVHFDHLDGLGNVYRLLRDAPVYAANETDPVTGESVAETVDRKYSYLDAIEVQPTAPFEPVRTCGFDVTLVPVDHPPLLCYGVVVEDPETGAKLTLSGDTNYAIPDDSRAAMADPDLLLADGIVPAHLCEGHPAGGDHHDDEGTPRTFGSKHMTREGAIALADDLDAEHTRLVHVAHYYPVDEAFEEPLAVDGERFSL, from the coding sequence ATGCAGGTGACCCTCCTCGGAACGGGCGATACGACGGGGACGCCGACGCTCGACTGTCGATGTGATACCTGCGAGTACGCCCGCAAGCACGGCATCGAGCGTACCCGTTTTTCCGTCTACATCCAGAACGAGCGGACCGACGAGTCCCTGCTGATCGACGCCAGCCCCGACTTTCGCCGCCAGTTCGAGCGCGAGGGTGTCGACCTGCCCGACGCCATCGTCATCACGCACGTCCACTTTGATCACCTCGATGGCCTCGGAAACGTCTACCGACTCCTCCGGGACGCACCGGTCTACGCCGCCAACGAGACAGACCCGGTCACCGGCGAGAGCGTCGCCGAAACCGTCGACCGGAAGTACAGCTATCTCGACGCGATCGAGGTCCAGCCAACGGCGCCGTTCGAGCCCGTCCGGACCTGCGGATTCGACGTGACGCTCGTTCCGGTCGATCACCCGCCATTGCTCTGTTACGGCGTCGTGGTCGAGGATCCCGAAACGGGCGCGAAGCTAACGCTTTCGGGCGATACGAACTATGCGATCCCCGACGACTCGCGGGCGGCGATGGCCGATCCCGACCTGTTGCTTGCAGACGGGATCGTCCCCGCACATCTCTGCGAGGGGCATCCTGCGGGCGGCGACCATCACGACGACGAGGGGACCCCCCGGACGTTTGGGAGCAAACACATGACCCGAGAGGGGGCGATCGCGCTGGCCGACGACCTCGATGCCGAGCACACCCGGCTGGTACACGTCGCCCACTACTACCCCGTCGACGAAGCCTTCGAGGAACCGCTGGCGGTCGACGGCGAGCGCTTCTCGCTGTAG